One region of Palaemon carinicauda isolate YSFRI2023 chromosome 40, ASM3689809v2, whole genome shotgun sequence genomic DNA includes:
- the LOC137631970 gene encoding exonuclease GOR-like, protein MAEPDYYSSLLKMTLSEADLERYHFPRPHPFIMDKAVIFDIKNSYFTVPPGPCQRTCKRCFKVYFINSDGLPTVKEECLYHPFKLSRRKFSVYPCCQGSPTSPPCSGAPFHISKDIDPDKLDGFISTRCNTKVTAKNVYAIDCEMVCTKAGMEIASISIVNTKCELVYEAIVLPDNPVLDYLTEYSRLTEIAFVGVTMKLADLHVKLLELFGEQTILVGHGISSDLLYLKLFHNNIIDTMVLYGDENFVPSLAVLKERFIPPSESSQSFSKCREDAETTMKLALLRMQQQP, encoded by the coding sequence ATGGCTGAACCAGACTATTACTCCAGTTTGCTTAAAATGACTCTGTCAGAGGCCGATCTGGAACGTTACCATTTCCCAAGACCTCATCCTTTTATAATGGACAAAGCTGTGATATTCGACATCAAGAACAGTTACTTTACTGTTCCCCCTGGACCTTGTCAGCGAACTTGCAAACGATGCTTCAAGGTCTACTTCATAAATAGTGATGGATTGCCAACCGTTAAGGAAGAGTGTTTATATCACCCTTTTAAACTCAGTAGAAGAAAGTTTTCTGTTTACCCTTGTTGCCAAGGCTCGCCTACATCTCCTCCTTGCTCCGGAGCGCCCTTCCACATCAGCAAGGACATCGACCCTGACAAACTCGATGGCTTCATTTCCACCAGATGTAATACAAAGGTGACTGCGAAGAACGTGTACGCAATCGACTGTGAAATGGTGTGCACAAAAGCAGGTATGGAGATCGCCAGTATTTCCATCGTTAACACCAAATGTGAACTCGTCTACGAAGCCATTGTTCTACCGGACAATCCAGTGCTCGATTACTTGACCGAATACTCGCGTTTAACGGAAATTGCCTTCGTAGGTGTGACGATGAAGCTCGCTGACCTGCACGTAAAGCTTTTAGAGCTGTTTGGAGAACAGACTATTCTTGTGGGACACGGCATATCCAGCGATCTCCTCTACCTGAAACTTTTCCATAACAACATTATAGACACCATGGTACTTTATGGTGATGAGAATTTTGTTCCATCTCTTGCTGTCTTAAAGGAAAGATTCATTCCACCCTCTGAAAGTTCCCAAAGCTTTTCGAAGTGTAGAGAGGATGCAGAGACAACCATGAAACTTGCTCTTCTAAGGATGCAGCAACAACCATGA